A single region of the Cronobacter condimenti 1330 genome encodes:
- a CDS encoding DUF4150 domain-containing protein → MFANCQLFGMDLAFPDVCLTPMPAPTPIPYPDIALGPTAIPNALNILFMGMPAHNMATVTPLTNGDNPGVATGVASGTVMGPSRHLTGAFTVLLKGTPATRLTSVSLQNSTNAVGMRIVPSQFKVLMLAP, encoded by the coding sequence ATGTTCGCTAATTGCCAGCTGTTTGGCATGGATTTGGCGTTTCCGGACGTCTGCCTGACGCCAATGCCTGCACCAACGCCGATCCCTTACCCTGATATCGCGCTCGGCCCAACGGCCATCCCGAACGCGCTGAATATTCTCTTTATGGGTATGCCCGCGCATAACATGGCAACGGTCACGCCGCTCACCAATGGTGATAACCCAGGTGTAGCGACGGGTGTCGCCTCAGGTACGGTCATGGGACCGTCACGCCACCTGACGGGCGCGTTTACCGTGCTGCTTAAAGGTACGCCCGCCACGCGCCTGACCAGCGTCAGCCTGCAAAACTCAACCAACGCGGTGGGGATGCGTATTGTCCCCAGCCAGTTCAAGGTATTAATGCTGGCGCCCTGA
- a CDS encoding DUF2169 family type VI secretion system accessory protein, with protein MENFTNLSAFPAMLFDSFDQNDHGFSTVVARVSYDLDIETGELTLCDDQGELVEQDVHYGEPGYSSVRFESDLAPYKPWMDVVINANAWAPQDKPVRSFTVGAQIGETTRLLRVHGPREWWNVMAGWRLTDPEPIQTLELRYEYAAGGMYTLADDHAVAAQENTVGMGWYPREVRKHLKKDRLPAPQVEWVTQPVKKIDEAGLAAGFGFYGRGWQGRIEHAGTYDENWKQNRHPFLPKDFRFDYWCGAHPLLQFPLPAPLSAVPVTLKYLISARDKADQEIRFQVPVESLFVFIMTQKGAGVAQDMALDTLVVDVPARKVHCSYRTVMSELMEPVMTELRFIAREERASQIARAQQLNSDRTSADFVPLPPSLLNLKERGAHG; from the coding sequence ATGGAAAACTTTACTAATCTCAGCGCCTTTCCGGCCATGCTGTTCGATTCGTTCGACCAGAACGATCATGGATTCAGTACGGTCGTGGCCCGCGTCAGTTACGATCTTGATATCGAGACCGGTGAGCTGACGCTCTGTGACGATCAGGGCGAACTGGTTGAGCAGGACGTGCATTACGGCGAACCGGGTTACAGCAGCGTTAGGTTTGAAAGCGATCTGGCGCCCTATAAGCCCTGGATGGATGTCGTCATTAATGCGAATGCCTGGGCACCGCAGGATAAACCCGTGCGCAGTTTTACCGTCGGCGCGCAAATTGGCGAGACGACCCGCTTACTGCGCGTTCATGGGCCGCGTGAGTGGTGGAACGTGATGGCAGGCTGGCGGCTGACCGATCCTGAACCCATACAAACGCTTGAGCTGCGATACGAATACGCGGCGGGCGGAATGTATACACTGGCAGACGATCATGCCGTGGCCGCGCAGGAAAACACGGTGGGGATGGGCTGGTACCCGCGTGAGGTCAGAAAGCACCTGAAAAAAGACCGGCTGCCCGCCCCGCAGGTTGAGTGGGTCACGCAGCCGGTGAAGAAGATTGATGAAGCGGGTCTGGCCGCCGGGTTTGGTTTCTATGGCCGCGGCTGGCAGGGGCGTATTGAGCACGCCGGTACCTATGATGAAAACTGGAAGCAGAACCGCCATCCCTTTTTGCCAAAGGATTTTCGCTTTGACTACTGGTGCGGCGCGCATCCGCTGCTGCAGTTCCCGCTGCCTGCGCCGTTAAGCGCGGTGCCGGTAACGCTGAAATATCTTATCTCCGCGCGTGATAAAGCCGATCAGGAAATCCGTTTTCAGGTGCCGGTTGAAAGTTTGTTCGTCTTCATCATGACGCAGAAAGGCGCTGGTGTGGCACAGGACATGGCGCTCGATACACTGGTGGTGGACGTGCCCGCGCGGAAAGTGCATTGCAGCTATCGGACGGTGATGTCAGAGCTGATGGAGCCTGTCATGACCGAGCTGCGTTTTATTGCCCGTGAAGAGAGAGCCTCGCAGATAGCGCGCGCGCAACAATTAAACAGCGACCGGACATCAGCGGATTTTGTCCCCTTGCCCCCTTCGTTACTGAACCTGAAAGAAAGAGGCGCGCATGGCTGA
- a CDS encoding DUF3540 domain-containing protein, protein MSNINHKLAQTITPPVQASGTVTHCFADGSLMVESEGRGWHCRRAASCVIAPQAGDTALIASVDNQLWLLAVLERANPQSAELSVPGDLHIRSAGELSLSGEALRVSAQQGDCHISEMKYSGDKLSAWVSLSRIVGKRAESVWQTVTQISHNLFRSTRQTEQVRAGQLDMKAEDYARLHAHNTVITSKAITKVDSEQIHMG, encoded by the coding sequence ATGAGCAATATTAATCACAAGCTGGCCCAGACGATTACACCGCCTGTTCAGGCGTCCGGCACCGTTACCCACTGTTTCGCCGACGGCAGTCTGATGGTGGAAAGCGAAGGCCGCGGCTGGCATTGCCGTCGCGCCGCCAGCTGCGTTATCGCGCCGCAGGCAGGCGACACGGCGTTGATTGCCAGCGTCGATAATCAGCTTTGGTTGCTGGCGGTACTGGAGCGCGCCAATCCACAAAGTGCGGAGCTTAGTGTACCGGGCGATCTGCATATCCGCAGCGCAGGTGAACTCAGCCTCAGCGGCGAGGCGCTGCGTGTCAGCGCGCAGCAGGGCGACTGCCACATCAGCGAGATGAAATACAGTGGCGATAAGCTCTCGGCATGGGTAAGCCTTTCGCGCATCGTTGGCAAGCGTGCGGAGTCAGTCTGGCAGACGGTAACGCAGATAAGCCATAATCTGTTCCGCTCCACGCGGCAGACAGAGCAGGTGCGCGCAGGCCAGTTGGATATGAAAGCTGAGGATTACGCACGACTGCATGCGCACAATACGGTGATTACGTCCAAAGCGATCACCAAAGTCGATTCAGAACAGATCCACATGGGGTAA
- a CDS encoding pentapeptide repeat-containing protein — MTTLSAAELQQKIKNGEAIIELTLDGLDLQGCDLSGGIFQEVSFTGANLRGAKLHETLFTECSMNQVDLSGAHLEQTVFNQCELNNIHVRETTLKECVFNQCALSGSDFSHSALLSTQFMNCTLKDSHFTQVQLDRSVFFESPLENVVLSGCQSLMATFYGIDLRTTSLENGTFERTVFFDCDQRGKNYSQQQFVGCQFTDCQLEGAQFEGAQLPQCNFKGATLKGAQLQRVNASQALFMEADLSEAQCQNSVFDQAIFVGATLQQTDFSHSRLFQCIFQQASATGARFTQSDLTYSDFSGADLRLADLRGATFSRTRLHRARQDNALFSNRQGILEYDEELLTAEAWSAQRQSRI, encoded by the coding sequence ATGACAACGCTCAGCGCAGCGGAGCTGCAACAGAAAATCAAAAACGGCGAAGCCATTATCGAACTCACACTGGATGGGCTCGATTTACAAGGCTGCGATCTGTCGGGCGGTATTTTTCAGGAAGTGTCGTTCACCGGGGCTAACCTTCGCGGCGCAAAGCTGCATGAAACGCTCTTTACCGAATGCTCGATGAATCAGGTGGATCTCAGCGGTGCGCATCTGGAGCAGACGGTCTTTAACCAGTGTGAGCTTAATAATATTCACGTGCGTGAAACGACGCTTAAAGAGTGCGTGTTCAACCAGTGCGCACTCAGTGGCAGTGATTTCTCACACAGCGCGCTGTTAAGCACGCAGTTTATGAACTGTACGCTTAAGGACAGTCACTTCACGCAGGTGCAACTCGACCGTAGCGTCTTTTTTGAATCACCACTGGAAAACGTCGTACTTAGCGGCTGCCAGAGTTTGATGGCCACGTTTTATGGCATCGATTTGCGTACCACGTCGCTGGAGAACGGCACGTTTGAGCGAACCGTCTTTTTTGACTGCGACCAGCGCGGCAAAAACTATTCGCAGCAGCAGTTTGTCGGTTGCCAGTTTACGGACTGCCAACTGGAAGGCGCGCAGTTTGAAGGCGCGCAACTGCCGCAGTGCAATTTCAAAGGCGCAACGCTTAAAGGTGCACAGCTTCAACGCGTCAACGCCAGCCAGGCGCTGTTTATGGAAGCCGATCTGAGCGAGGCGCAGTGCCAGAACAGCGTGTTTGATCAGGCGATATTCGTGGGCGCGACGCTGCAACAGACGGATTTCAGCCACAGCCGGTTATTCCAGTGCATTTTCCAGCAGGCGAGTGCGACGGGTGCGCGGTTTACCCAGAGTGACCTGACCTACAGCGACTTTTCCGGCGCCGATCTGCGTCTTGCCGATTTACGCGGCGCCACCTTTTCACGCACCCGTTTACACCGGGCGCGCCAGGACAATGCCCTGTTTTCCAATCGTCAGGGCATTCTGGAATATGACGAAGAATTATTGACGGCTGAAGCCTGGAGCGCGCAGCGCCAGAGCCGTATCTAA
- a CDS encoding PAAR-like domain-containing protein codes for MAENFAARKNGKYKLVCLAPDMCFTPGIQPPVPYPVTATLEPSKSTVNSVNFGRNPAFVYNQSFVPTTIGDAAGRNKGVVSGTVEGDCWSIEHSPDTNVGGHPLNRVQDTFAMNGKANGGRGGDFTKKETWERRKALIAKGKQSSDPKAQAAAQRLEQNNVAVEKARLADYVYEPRDPSKPTPEIPAGWKDISNDPQALAKYNLTPNDFQVNGAPQFRARMYAPDEAVFGKDMTPSVVFRGTQSGPDWGVNAKQAFGVENPYYKRAVRIGTALEQSNAPVDCVGHSLGGGLASACSRASNKPGWTFNAAGLNSGTVEKYGGKVFEKNVTSENINAYRVKGEVLTGLQEPGVLGTLGLVGGLGALGAKFGGVFGGIIGAGLGAVIAALPAAVGKKHDMSGGQGNPVNRHFMSQVIPCIEAEKAEDEAILMAL; via the coding sequence ATGGCTGAGAACTTTGCCGCCCGTAAAAACGGGAAATATAAACTGGTCTGCCTGGCGCCTGATATGTGTTTTACGCCAGGGATCCAGCCGCCGGTGCCGTATCCGGTGACGGCAACGCTTGAACCGTCAAAAAGCACCGTCAATTCGGTGAATTTTGGCCGTAACCCGGCGTTTGTTTATAACCAAAGCTTTGTGCCGACCACGATTGGCGATGCGGCGGGGCGCAATAAGGGTGTGGTCAGCGGTACGGTGGAGGGCGACTGCTGGTCGATTGAACATAGCCCCGATACCAACGTCGGCGGGCATCCGCTTAACCGCGTGCAGGATACGTTCGCCATGAACGGCAAAGCCAACGGCGGCCGCGGCGGTGACTTCACCAAGAAAGAAACCTGGGAGCGGCGCAAGGCGCTCATCGCGAAAGGCAAGCAAAGCAGCGACCCTAAAGCGCAGGCGGCGGCGCAGCGTCTTGAGCAGAATAACGTCGCGGTGGAAAAGGCACGTCTCGCCGATTACGTTTACGAACCGCGCGACCCGTCGAAACCGACCCCTGAGATCCCGGCGGGGTGGAAAGACATTTCTAACGACCCACAAGCGCTCGCGAAATATAACCTGACCCCTAACGACTTCCAGGTGAACGGTGCGCCACAGTTTCGTGCGCGGATGTACGCGCCAGACGAGGCGGTATTCGGCAAGGATATGACGCCTTCGGTGGTCTTTCGCGGCACGCAGTCAGGGCCGGACTGGGGCGTCAATGCCAAGCAGGCATTTGGTGTCGAAAACCCTTACTACAAACGTGCGGTCAGGATAGGCACGGCGCTTGAGCAAAGTAACGCGCCCGTTGACTGTGTCGGACACTCGCTGGGCGGCGGGCTCGCCTCTGCCTGTTCGCGCGCCAGCAATAAGCCGGGATGGACGTTCAATGCGGCGGGTCTTAACAGCGGAACGGTTGAGAAATACGGCGGTAAAGTGTTTGAGAAAAACGTGACGTCAGAGAACATCAACGCCTACCGCGTTAAAGGCGAAGTATTAACCGGCCTGCAGGAGCCAGGTGTGCTGGGCACGCTCGGACTCGTGGGCGGGCTTGGCGCGCTGGGCGCAAAGTTCGGTGGCGTCTTTGGCGGCATTATTGGCGCGGGGCTGGGTGCCGTTATCGCCGCACTCCCGGCGGCGGTCGGTAAAAAACATGATATGTCGGGCGGCCAGGGCAACCCGGTTAATCGCCATTTTATGAGCCAGGTCATTCCCTGTATCGAAGCAGAAAAGGCAGAGGATGAGGCTATACTGATGGCTTTATAA
- a CDS encoding type VI secretion system Vgr family protein: MLNRITVQLPVEGLLFWKLSGREALSEPFLFTLTLLGTDARAERSALLGQPVTVTIPTQALMTPRYLNGKVTRVAVTAVEMSGTRYAAYELTVEPDVWPMQRDRNLRIFQGQTVPQIVKTLLGESQVNVEERLSGSYRVWEYCVQYQESSLDFMSRLLELEGITYHFRHEQDRHTLVLTDAPGQYEPFPGYETIPYHVTPSGGTTDEEGISQWALEDSVTPGIYSLDDYDFRKPNAWLFQARQNPKSPQPGSIDVYDWPGRFVEHGHGEFYARIRQERWQVEHRQTQGSGTALGIAPGHTFVLRNAPFFGDNGEYLTTVAHYHFEENRYASGADSNTIHETRFEVIPADVPYRPSQKTPWPRTYGPQTARVVGPQGESIWTDKYGRVKVKFHWDRLAKGDDTSSGWVRVSSAWAGQGFGGVQIPRVGDEVVVDFINGDPDRPLITGRVYNEASMPPWSLPAAATQMGFLSRSKDGSPDNANALRFEDKAGAEQVWLHAERNMDTEVENDETHSVGSNRTKTIGANETTTVKKNRTETVVENETITVHQNRTETVDGNETITVHSNRTETVDQNEEVRIGQNQSVTVNGAQTLRVDKTKTETIALASMLNVGLAQNTNIGAAYVLNVGAGWMTNVGAMQMHNVALKYSVNSGKDLSLSAGTTADFSAEDKITLVCGESMIVLEQNGTITLSANKIKMVGEKVIDIDGTEININ; the protein is encoded by the coding sequence ATGCTCAACCGAATCACCGTTCAGCTCCCGGTCGAGGGGCTGCTTTTCTGGAAACTTTCCGGGCGCGAGGCGCTGTCGGAGCCGTTTTTATTCACCCTGACGCTGCTGGGCACGGATGCGCGCGCCGAGCGCAGCGCGCTGCTGGGCCAGCCGGTGACGGTGACCATCCCGACGCAGGCGCTGATGACGCCGCGCTACCTCAACGGCAAGGTGACCCGGGTGGCGGTGACCGCCGTGGAGATGTCCGGCACCCGCTACGCGGCGTATGAGCTGACGGTGGAGCCGGACGTGTGGCCGATGCAGCGCGACCGCAACCTGCGTATCTTCCAGGGCCAGACGGTGCCGCAGATAGTGAAAACGCTGCTGGGCGAGAGCCAGGTGAACGTCGAGGAGCGGCTGTCGGGCAGTTACCGGGTGTGGGAATACTGCGTGCAGTACCAGGAGAGCAGTCTGGACTTCATGAGCCGCCTGCTGGAGCTGGAGGGCATCACCTATCACTTCCGCCACGAGCAGGACCGCCACACCCTGGTGCTCACCGACGCGCCGGGCCAGTACGAGCCGTTCCCCGGCTACGAGACCATTCCGTACCACGTGACGCCGTCGGGCGGCACCACGGATGAAGAGGGCATCAGCCAGTGGGCGCTGGAGGACAGCGTGACGCCGGGTATCTACAGCCTCGACGACTACGATTTCCGCAAGCCGAACGCGTGGCTGTTCCAGGCACGGCAGAACCCGAAATCGCCGCAGCCGGGGAGCATCGACGTCTACGACTGGCCGGGCCGCTTTGTGGAGCACGGCCACGGTGAGTTCTACGCCCGCATCCGCCAGGAGCGGTGGCAGGTGGAGCACCGCCAGACGCAGGGCAGCGGGACGGCGCTGGGTATCGCGCCGGGGCACACCTTTGTGCTGCGCAACGCCCCGTTCTTCGGCGACAACGGGGAGTACCTGACCACCGTCGCCCATTACCACTTTGAGGAGAACCGCTACGCCAGTGGCGCAGACAGCAACACCATTCACGAGACGCGCTTTGAGGTGATACCGGCGGACGTGCCGTACCGCCCGTCACAGAAGACGCCGTGGCCCAGAACCTACGGCCCGCAGACGGCGCGGGTGGTGGGCCCGCAGGGCGAGAGTATCTGGACCGACAAATACGGGCGGGTGAAGGTGAAGTTCCACTGGGACCGGCTGGCGAAGGGCGATGACACCAGCTCCGGCTGGGTGCGTGTCTCCAGCGCGTGGGCGGGCCAGGGCTTCGGCGGGGTGCAGATACCGCGCGTGGGCGATGAGGTGGTGGTGGACTTCATCAACGGCGACCCGGACCGTCCGCTGATAACCGGGCGCGTGTATAACGAAGCGAGCATGCCGCCGTGGTCGCTGCCGGCAGCGGCGACGCAGATGGGCTTTTTAAGCCGCTCGAAGGACGGCTCGCCGGACAACGCCAACGCCCTGCGCTTCGAGGATAAAGCCGGGGCCGAGCAGGTGTGGCTGCACGCGGAAAGAAATATGGATACCGAAGTGGAGAATGACGAAACCCATTCGGTCGGCAGCAACCGCACTAAAACGATTGGCGCGAACGAAACCACGACGGTTAAGAAAAACCGTACGGAAACGGTCGTCGAAAACGAAACGATCACCGTGCACCAGAACCGCACCGAGACGGTGGATGGCAATGAAACGATTACTGTTCATTCCAACCGTACTGAAACGGTGGATCAGAATGAAGAGGTGCGTATCGGGCAAAACCAGAGCGTGACGGTGAACGGCGCGCAGACGCTGCGCGTCGATAAGACCAAAACCGAGACCATTGCGCTCGCCTCCATGCTGAACGTCGGCCTGGCGCAAAACACCAATATTGGCGCAGCCTATGTGCTGAACGTCGGCGCAGGCTGGATGACCAACGTCGGCGCGATGCAGATGCATAACGTTGCGCTCAAATACTCGGTGAATTCAGGCAAAGATCTCAGTTTATCGGCAGGCACCACCGCCGATTTCAGCGCAGAAGACAAAATCACGCTGGTTTGCGGGGAGTCGATGATCGTGCTTGAGCAAAACGGCACCATTACGCTTAGCGCCAATAAGATCAAGATGGTTGGCGAGAAGGTTATCGACATCGACGGTACGGAAATCAATATCAACTGA